Proteins found in one Takifugu flavidus isolate HTHZ2018 unplaced genomic scaffold, ASM371156v2 ctg405, whole genome shotgun sequence genomic segment:
- the LOC130520497 gene encoding NLR family CARD domain-containing protein 3-like isoform X1, whose protein sequence is MSRLFLLNRLDSHLKMSECVMEEEERAKSVVTSCVSLKSDCSKDYPENFGIRPQGSPLKMDEDRSESTVPSWVSLRSDRSKSIIINFRSSDQIYQKRSASVGDSSCPESEKKRRTELQTADLNNSVSQGGDLQEVIEGHKMSLKRRCEHVTEGTHEAGSGTLLNTIYTELYITEGQSEEVDTQHEVRQLERTSKKNIQDTPIKCQDIFKVLSEQQRHIRVVLTNGVAGVGKTFSVQKFSLDWAEGLENQDISLVLPLSCRELNLIRDEQHSLLSLLHVFHPTLQKIRAEDLTVWKLLFIFDGLDESRFSLGFNKHQVISDVTQVSSVDVLLVNLIQGNLLPSALIWITSRPAAAYQIPPSCVDRITEVRGFTDSQKEEYFRRRFSDEYLSKRIISHIKASRSLHIMCLIPVFCWITAIVLEDMMTRDQRGELPKTLTDLYSHFLMVQIKRKKQKYGGKQRPEELTKADKKLLLKLGRLAFEHLEKGNIMFYSEDLERCGLDVSEVSVYSGVCTEIFKRESVIFQKSVYCFVHLSIQEFLAAVYMFHHYTRKDTAVINKFLKYSKPKGFFRFAGLYTNNDPVTSLDGFLMRELMKSLKSENGHLDLFVRFLHGLSLETNQRILGGLLDQRNSHPETIQEVLNNLKEVNSDEFSPDRSINIFHCLMEMKDQSVHQEIQEFLKSGEISERELSEIHCSALAYLLQMSEEVLDELNLQQYKTSEEGRRRLIPAVRNCRKVELFGSFLSKSHWEVVASAMTSNPSHLRDLSLSRNQSLRDAGVKLLSSAMMHPNCRLETLRLWDCWLSEISCDSVASALRSNLSHLRVLDLSINPLQDSGVKRLCSGLESPNCKLERLRLIKCSLSEISCDSLASALRSNPSHLRELDLGGNQLQDSGVKLLCGFLHFPNCRLETLGLLWCWCGPSSPLSSPDVQVRGHIPAKELINTSKLCCHILRWGSTTFRLTVSSWPQPSKQHSCQGRVN, encoded by the exons atgtcaag actgttcctgcttaaccgtttagactcacatttaaaaatgagcgaatgtgtgatggaagaggaagagagagcaaagtccgtagtgaccagctgtgtgtccctgaagagcgactGCTCCAAAGACTACCCTGAAAACTtcggtatcagacctcaaggctcacctttaaa gatggacgaggacagatcagagtccacagtgcccagctgggtgtccctgaggagtgaccggtccaaaagtataataataaacttcagaagttcagaccaaat ctatcagaaacggtctgcttccgttggagattcctcctgtcctgagagtgaaaagaaacggagaactgaactgcagaccgccgacctgaacaacagcgtctcac agggtggtgatctgcaggaggtgatagaaggtcataagatgagtctgaagagaagatgtgaacatgtgactgaaggaactcatgaagcaggaagtggaaccctgctgaacacgatctacactgagctctacatcactgagggacaaagtgaggaggtggacacacaacatgaggtgagacagcttgagagaacctccaagaagaacatccaggacactccaatcaagtgccaggacatcttcaaagtcttatctgagcaacagagacacatcagagtggttctgaccaacggtgtcgccggcgttggaaaaaccttctcagtgcagaagttcagtctggactgggcagaaggtttggagaaccaagacatcagtctggtgcttccgctctcatgcagggagctgaacttgatcagagatgagcagcacagtcttctctcactgcttcatgttttccatccaacattacagaagatcagagcagaagatctgactgtctggaaacttctgttcatctttgatggcctggatgaaagcagattttcactgggtttcaacaagcatcaggtcatctctgatgtcacacaagtatcgtcagttgacgtgctcctggtgaacctcatccaggggaacctgcttccctccgctctcatctggatcacctccagacctgccgcagcctatcagattcctccctcgtgtgttgacaggatcacagaagtacgaggcttcactgactcccagaaggaggagtacttcaggaggaggttcagtgatgaatatctttccaagagaatcatctcacacatcaaggcctccaggagcctccacatcatgtgtctgatcccagttttctgctggatcactgctatagttctggaggacatgatgaccagagaccagagaggagagctgcccaaaaccctgactgacctctactcacacttcctgatggttcagataaagaggaagaagcagaagtatggaggaaagcagagaccagaggaactgactaaggctgataaaaaactccttctgaagttgggtcggctggcgtttgaacatctggagaaaggaaacatcatgttctactcagaagacctggagcgatgtggactggatgtCTCCGAGGTGTcagtgtactcaggagtttgtacagagatcttcaagagagagagtgtgatcttccagaaatcagtctactgctttgttcatctgagcattcaggagtttctggctgccgtctacatgttccaccattacaccaggaaagacacagcggttataaataagttcctaaaatattcaaaaccaaAGGGCTTTTTccggtttgctgggttgtacacaaataacgatccagtcacatctcttgatggcttcctcatgagagaactaatgaaatctctcaaaagtgaaaatggccacctggacttgtttgttcgcttccttcatggtctctctctggaaaccaatcagaggatcttgggtggactgttggatcagaggaacagccatccagaaaccatccaggaggtcctcaacaacctgaaggaggtgaacagtgatgaattctccccagacagaagcatcaacatcttccactgtctgatggagatgaaggatcagtcagtccatcaggagatccaagagttcctgaagtcaggggaaatatcagagagggaactgtcagagatccactgttcagctctggcctacctgctgcagatgtcagaggaggttttggatgagctgaacctgcagcagtacaagacctcagaggagggacgacgtcgcctgattccagctgtgaggaactgcaggaaggtcga actgtttggtagttttctttcaaagagtcattgggaagttgtggcctcagcaatgacgtcaaacccttctcatctacgggatctgagcttaagcaggaaccaaagcctgagagatgctggagtaaagttactgtcttctgcaatgatgcatccaaactgcagactggagacgctcag gctgtgggactgctggttatcagagatcagctgtgattctgtggcctcggcgctgaggtccaacctctcccatctgagggttctggacctgagcatcaacccgttgcaggattcaggagtgaagcggctctgttctggactggagagtccaaactgtaaactggagaggctcag attgattaagtgcagtttatcagagatcagctgtgactctctggcctcggcgctgaggtccaatccctcccatctcagagaactggacctgggtgggaaccagctgcaggattcaggagtgaagctgctctgtggttttctccactttccaaactgccgactggaaactctggg cctcctttggtgttggtgcggtccttcttctccattatcttccccagatgtccaggtccgaggtcatattcctgccaaggaacttatcaacaccagtaaactatgctgtcatattttacgatgggggtctaccactttccgtctgactgtctcctcctggccccaaccgtccaaacaacattcatgtcaaggaagggtcaactga
- the LOC130520497 gene encoding NLR family CARD domain-containing protein 3-like isoform X3, whose protein sequence is MSECVMEEEERAKSVVTSCVSLKSDCSKDYPENFGIRPQGSPLKMDEDRSESTVPSWVSLRSDRSKSIIINFRSSDQIYQKRSASVGDSSCPESEKKRRTELQTADLNNSVSQGGDLQEVIEGHKMSLKRRCEHVTEGTHEAGSGTLLNTIYTELYITEGQSEEVDTQHEVRQLERTSKKNIQDTPIKCQDIFKVLSEQQRHIRVVLTNGVAGVGKTFSVQKFSLDWAEGLENQDISLVLPLSCRELNLIRDEQHSLLSLLHVFHPTLQKIRAEDLTVWKLLFIFDGLDESRFSLGFNKHQVISDVTQVSSVDVLLVNLIQGNLLPSALIWITSRPAAAYQIPPSCVDRITEVRGFTDSQKEEYFRRRFSDEYLSKRIISHIKASRSLHIMCLIPVFCWITAIVLEDMMTRDQRGELPKTLTDLYSHFLMVQIKRKKQKYGGKQRPEELTKADKKLLLKLGRLAFEHLEKGNIMFYSEDLERCGLDVSEVSVYSGVCTEIFKRESVIFQKSVYCFVHLSIQEFLAAVYMFHHYTRKDTAVINKFLKYSKPKGFFRFAGLYTNNDPVTSLDGFLMRELMKSLKSENGHLDLFVRFLHGLSLETNQRILGGLLDQRNSHPETIQEVLNNLKEVNSDEFSPDRSINIFHCLMEMKDQSVHQEIQEFLKSGEISERELSEIHCSALAYLLQMSEEVLDELNLQQYKTSEEGRRRLIPAVRNCRKVELFGSFLSKSHWEVVASAMTSNPSHLRDLSLSRNQSLRDAGVKLLSSAMMHPNCRLETLRLWDCWLSEISCDSVASALRSNLSHLRVLDLSINPLQDSGVKRLCSGLESPNCKLERLRLIKCSLSEISCDSLASALRSNPSHLRELDLGGNQLQDSGVKLLCGFLHFPNCRLETLGLLWCWCGPSSPLSSPDVQVRGHIPAKELINTSKLCCHILRWGSTTFRLTVSSWPQPSKQHSCQGRVN, encoded by the exons atgagcgaatgtgtgatggaagaggaagagagagcaaagtccgtagtgaccagctgtgtgtccctgaagagcgactGCTCCAAAGACTACCCTGAAAACTtcggtatcagacctcaaggctcacctttaaa gatggacgaggacagatcagagtccacagtgcccagctgggtgtccctgaggagtgaccggtccaaaagtataataataaacttcagaagttcagaccaaat ctatcagaaacggtctgcttccgttggagattcctcctgtcctgagagtgaaaagaaacggagaactgaactgcagaccgccgacctgaacaacagcgtctcac agggtggtgatctgcaggaggtgatagaaggtcataagatgagtctgaagagaagatgtgaacatgtgactgaaggaactcatgaagcaggaagtggaaccctgctgaacacgatctacactgagctctacatcactgagggacaaagtgaggaggtggacacacaacatgaggtgagacagcttgagagaacctccaagaagaacatccaggacactccaatcaagtgccaggacatcttcaaagtcttatctgagcaacagagacacatcagagtggttctgaccaacggtgtcgccggcgttggaaaaaccttctcagtgcagaagttcagtctggactgggcagaaggtttggagaaccaagacatcagtctggtgcttccgctctcatgcagggagctgaacttgatcagagatgagcagcacagtcttctctcactgcttcatgttttccatccaacattacagaagatcagagcagaagatctgactgtctggaaacttctgttcatctttgatggcctggatgaaagcagattttcactgggtttcaacaagcatcaggtcatctctgatgtcacacaagtatcgtcagttgacgtgctcctggtgaacctcatccaggggaacctgcttccctccgctctcatctggatcacctccagacctgccgcagcctatcagattcctccctcgtgtgttgacaggatcacagaagtacgaggcttcactgactcccagaaggaggagtacttcaggaggaggttcagtgatgaatatctttccaagagaatcatctcacacatcaaggcctccaggagcctccacatcatgtgtctgatcccagttttctgctggatcactgctatagttctggaggacatgatgaccagagaccagagaggagagctgcccaaaaccctgactgacctctactcacacttcctgatggttcagataaagaggaagaagcagaagtatggaggaaagcagagaccagaggaactgactaaggctgataaaaaactccttctgaagttgggtcggctggcgtttgaacatctggagaaaggaaacatcatgttctactcagaagacctggagcgatgtggactggatgtCTCCGAGGTGTcagtgtactcaggagtttgtacagagatcttcaagagagagagtgtgatcttccagaaatcagtctactgctttgttcatctgagcattcaggagtttctggctgccgtctacatgttccaccattacaccaggaaagacacagcggttataaataagttcctaaaatattcaaaaccaaAGGGCTTTTTccggtttgctgggttgtacacaaataacgatccagtcacatctcttgatggcttcctcatgagagaactaatgaaatctctcaaaagtgaaaatggccacctggacttgtttgttcgcttccttcatggtctctctctggaaaccaatcagaggatcttgggtggactgttggatcagaggaacagccatccagaaaccatccaggaggtcctcaacaacctgaaggaggtgaacagtgatgaattctccccagacagaagcatcaacatcttccactgtctgatggagatgaaggatcagtcagtccatcaggagatccaagagttcctgaagtcaggggaaatatcagagagggaactgtcagagatccactgttcagctctggcctacctgctgcagatgtcagaggaggttttggatgagctgaacctgcagcagtacaagacctcagaggagggacgacgtcgcctgattccagctgtgaggaactgcaggaaggtcga actgtttggtagttttctttcaaagagtcattgggaagttgtggcctcagcaatgacgtcaaacccttctcatctacgggatctgagcttaagcaggaaccaaagcctgagagatgctggagtaaagttactgtcttctgcaatgatgcatccaaactgcagactggagacgctcag gctgtgggactgctggttatcagagatcagctgtgattctgtggcctcggcgctgaggtccaacctctcccatctgagggttctggacctgagcatcaacccgttgcaggattcaggagtgaagcggctctgttctggactggagagtccaaactgtaaactggagaggctcag attgattaagtgcagtttatcagagatcagctgtgactctctggcctcggcgctgaggtccaatccctcccatctcagagaactggacctgggtgggaaccagctgcaggattcaggagtgaagctgctctgtggttttctccactttccaaactgccgactggaaactctggg cctcctttggtgttggtgcggtccttcttctccattatcttccccagatgtccaggtccgaggtcatattcctgccaaggaacttatcaacaccagtaaactatgctgtcatattttacgatgggggtctaccactttccgtctgactgtctcctcctggccccaaccgtccaaacaacattcatgtcaaggaagggtcaactga
- the LOC130520497 gene encoding NLR family CARD domain-containing protein 3-like isoform X6 translates to MSRLFLLNRLDSHLKMSECVMEEEERAKSVVTSCVSLKSDCSKDYPENFGIRPQGSPLKMDEDRSESTVPSWVSLRSDRSKSIIINFRSSDQIYQKRSASVGDSSCPESEKKRRTELQTADLNNSVSQGGDLQEVIEGHKMSLKRRCEHVTEGTHEAGSGTLLNTIYTELYITEGQSEEVDTQHEVRQLERTSKKNIQDTPIKCQDIFKVLSEQQRHIRVVLTNGVAGVGKTFSVQKFSLDWAEGLENQDISLVLPLSCRELNLIRDEQHSLLSLLHVFHPTLQKIRAEDLTVWKLLFIFDGLDESRFSLGFNKHQVISDVTQVSSVDVLLVNLIQGNLLPSALIWITSRPAAAYQIPPSCVDRITEVRGFTDSQKEEYFRRRFSDEYLSKRIISHIKASRSLHIMCLIPVFCWITAIVLEDMMTRDQRGELPKTLTDLYSHFLMVQIKRKKQKYGGKQRPEELTKADKKLLLKLGRLAFEHLEKGNIMFYSEDLERCGLDVSEVSVYSGVCTEIFKRESVIFQKSVYCFVHLSIQEFLAAVYMFHHYTRKDTAVINKFLKYSKPKGFFRFAGLYTNNDPVTSLDGFLMRELMKSLKSENGHLDLFVRFLHGLSLETNQRILGGLLDQRNSHPETIQEVLNNLKEVNSDEFSPDRSINIFHCLMEMKDQSVHQEIQEFLKSGEISERELSEIHCSALAYLLQMSEEVLDELNLQQYKTSEEGRRRLIPAVRNCRKVELFGSFLSKSHWEVVASAMTSNPSHLRDLSLSRNQSLRDAGVKLLSSAMMHPNCRLETLRLIKCSLSEISCDSLASALRSNPSHLRELDLGGNQLQDSGVKLLCGFLHFPNCRLETLGLLWCWCGPSSPLSSPDVQVRGHIPAKELINTSKLCCHILRWGSTTFRLTVSSWPQPSKQHSCQGRVN, encoded by the exons atgtcaag actgttcctgcttaaccgtttagactcacatttaaaaatgagcgaatgtgtgatggaagaggaagagagagcaaagtccgtagtgaccagctgtgtgtccctgaagagcgactGCTCCAAAGACTACCCTGAAAACTtcggtatcagacctcaaggctcacctttaaa gatggacgaggacagatcagagtccacagtgcccagctgggtgtccctgaggagtgaccggtccaaaagtataataataaacttcagaagttcagaccaaat ctatcagaaacggtctgcttccgttggagattcctcctgtcctgagagtgaaaagaaacggagaactgaactgcagaccgccgacctgaacaacagcgtctcac agggtggtgatctgcaggaggtgatagaaggtcataagatgagtctgaagagaagatgtgaacatgtgactgaaggaactcatgaagcaggaagtggaaccctgctgaacacgatctacactgagctctacatcactgagggacaaagtgaggaggtggacacacaacatgaggtgagacagcttgagagaacctccaagaagaacatccaggacactccaatcaagtgccaggacatcttcaaagtcttatctgagcaacagagacacatcagagtggttctgaccaacggtgtcgccggcgttggaaaaaccttctcagtgcagaagttcagtctggactgggcagaaggtttggagaaccaagacatcagtctggtgcttccgctctcatgcagggagctgaacttgatcagagatgagcagcacagtcttctctcactgcttcatgttttccatccaacattacagaagatcagagcagaagatctgactgtctggaaacttctgttcatctttgatggcctggatgaaagcagattttcactgggtttcaacaagcatcaggtcatctctgatgtcacacaagtatcgtcagttgacgtgctcctggtgaacctcatccaggggaacctgcttccctccgctctcatctggatcacctccagacctgccgcagcctatcagattcctccctcgtgtgttgacaggatcacagaagtacgaggcttcactgactcccagaaggaggagtacttcaggaggaggttcagtgatgaatatctttccaagagaatcatctcacacatcaaggcctccaggagcctccacatcatgtgtctgatcccagttttctgctggatcactgctatagttctggaggacatgatgaccagagaccagagaggagagctgcccaaaaccctgactgacctctactcacacttcctgatggttcagataaagaggaagaagcagaagtatggaggaaagcagagaccagaggaactgactaaggctgataaaaaactccttctgaagttgggtcggctggcgtttgaacatctggagaaaggaaacatcatgttctactcagaagacctggagcgatgtggactggatgtCTCCGAGGTGTcagtgtactcaggagtttgtacagagatcttcaagagagagagtgtgatcttccagaaatcagtctactgctttgttcatctgagcattcaggagtttctggctgccgtctacatgttccaccattacaccaggaaagacacagcggttataaataagttcctaaaatattcaaaaccaaAGGGCTTTTTccggtttgctgggttgtacacaaataacgatccagtcacatctcttgatggcttcctcatgagagaactaatgaaatctctcaaaagtgaaaatggccacctggacttgtttgttcgcttccttcatggtctctctctggaaaccaatcagaggatcttgggtggactgttggatcagaggaacagccatccagaaaccatccaggaggtcctcaacaacctgaaggaggtgaacagtgatgaattctccccagacagaagcatcaacatcttccactgtctgatggagatgaaggatcagtcagtccatcaggagatccaagagttcctgaagtcaggggaaatatcagagagggaactgtcagagatccactgttcagctctggcctacctgctgcagatgtcagaggaggttttggatgagctgaacctgcagcagtacaagacctcagaggagggacgacgtcgcctgattccagctgtgaggaactgcaggaaggtcga actgtttggtagttttctttcaaagagtcattgggaagttgtggcctcagcaatgacgtcaaacccttctcatctacgggatctgagcttaagcaggaaccaaagcctgagagatgctggagtaaagttactgtcttctgcaatgatgcatccaaactgcagactggagacgctcag attgattaagtgcagtttatcagagatcagctgtgactctctggcctcggcgctgaggtccaatccctcccatctcagagaactggacctgggtgggaaccagctgcaggattcaggagtgaagctgctctgtggttttctccactttccaaactgccgactggaaactctggg cctcctttggtgttggtgcggtccttcttctccattatcttccccagatgtccaggtccgaggtcatattcctgccaaggaacttatcaacaccagtaaactatgctgtcatattttacgatgggggtctaccactttccgtctgactgtctcctcctggccccaaccgtccaaacaacattcatgtcaaggaagggtcaactga